The window ctttaaaaacaaatcaGTTTTTTCCTGTAGCGAATTAGCTATGTGTCGCcgtattcaattaattttaaaattatctcgactcttttaaattaaaatattttatggtaTTTCACTTCAAATCTGAATCTATAATTTCTACTATATTTTGTTTGTCATAATCTTTGCCTGCGCTCGATATTCTTGGAGATATCGTAGAGAGACCACCTTAAATTTACTGAAATCTTATGCTGAGTGCTTAAAACATATTTTTGAttcaataatttcaatattgtacatttttttaaattcaattaataCAAAGTTGTAGATTCATCTTGGCTAAATTGGCCCAGTTACATGTTAAACGGAGTCCTTCTCGTTCGTGAATCATCGGTTCAGCTACACTTTTACCGATGTGTTCAGTGAAACTGCCTTATATGTTCTAATAGCCGCACCTTATCTATAAAAAGGAGAACAAGTATATGCCTTGCTTCTGACGAGGGAAacgttctgaaactttgtgaatatgtaggggatttcctcctcgtTACAACGCAATTCTTTTTTtggtgcccaaattcactcgaagggggtgaaattaacccttgaaaattcggctattttccgattttattttgtaactcgcaatctataagagatagaaagaaagtttcaagacaaaagttacttcttttaattagatctaccattcggtaaaaaaaattattttacagttcacgagttataacagaaaatcggaaaatagccgcattttcagaggttaatttcaccctcttcgagtgaatttgggcagcaaacaaaaattgcgttgtaatcaggaggaaattccctacatattcacaaagtttcagaatttttttaatttccgcgtTCCGGATTTTCCCTTGTGAGATATATCGTACacattattacaaaattttctGATTGCACGTGGAATATTCAAAccttttttcaattcgacaaataaTTTgtgatgaataataaaaaaagctgTTTCATTCAGCGAACTTTGAAGAACTGTTTCATCCTGTTCAAAAATTGTTGTCCTATTTTTatgctattattttttaatggtcTACAAATTTATGCTCATTTGACTAAACGAATTAGATTTCAAGACGTTTTGTCAATGCCAATTGATTAATATTTCGACCACTCAGGGTTATCAATATTTTATCGACTGCTTCAGGTAATTAGCATCATCTTTATCCATCACGCTTTCTTTTCAGGTTCAAATCTCTGCGTATCTAGATAATGTATTCGACGTGGCTGCTTTAATGGAAGACAGTGAAACTAAGACTGCCGCGTTAGAAAAAGTAGCTGAATTGGAAGACGAGCTAGGTCATGTAAGTACAGGGTTCTATTTATATTTAACAGCTAATAGAACAGCTGCTTAACGACTGTATTATGCATTCAAAATAGGCGCACGACAGAATGGCAGAATTGGAAAGAGAGTCGCTCGCAAAATTAGCGGAGTTAGAGACCGAACTAGGTGCATTAAAGGTGGAATATTCCGACGCCGTGGAGGCTCGCCGGTTAGCAGAAGAGGAGCTTACGGCTCTGAAAAGACAAAAGCAGGACTCGGCTCGTAGGCAGAGTGTTTTAGAAAACAAAATTATCGAGTTGGAGACTCTTACTGGCACTCTGACGAAAGGTTCCTCAGGTATATTCCAAATACATTTCTGGACTTCGTTCTAAGTATGAGATATGAGATGCTAACGAGCAACGTTCCGAACTACAGCAGCCAACCATCGAAATGGACCTGCAACAAGCCCCCTGCATAATTCAGATAACGTCACGTCCTCAACGTGCAGCTCGCCCCCGTCGCCGACATTGGAACAGGCTCCTCCGTCAGCTCCTGCACCACCTCCACCACCCCCGCCTCCATGCCCGCCCCCACCTCCCATGGCATCTCTTTCCCCCGGAGATCAGAAATTACCGCCACCTGTACCTATACCTCCGCCACCTGCTGGCATGATGCAAGCACCGGATGGAGCAATGACTATCAAACGAAAGGTGCGtgtctcttctttttctttccttcaCTGCAAATCTTCGTGCACGACTGTCGTGCGGCTTTCTTAAGTCTCGTTTGCTTCGAAATAATGCAATCGCGCGAACTATCTCATTAACGACACCTTTGATTCCGTTCCGTTGCAGGTTCAAACGAAGTACAAACTTCCTACCCTCAATTGGATCGCCTTGAAACCGAACCAGGTGCGGGgcactatttttaacgaattggACGACGATCGATTGCACAATTACATAGACTTCTCCGACTTCGAGGAGCGATTCAAAATTGGTATGGGCGGGCACGTAGCTAACGGCAACAACGAAATCGACGGTCTGCACAGTTTTCCCAGCAAAAGATTCAAGAAGCCGGAGAACGTGTCGCTTCTGGAGCACACTAGATTACGAAACATTGGTACgtgacttttttttttttaaactaatgtTTTCCCCCATTCGAGGCACGGGTGTTTGCATAATTTTCCTGGGTACTTCTTTCAGCTATATCGCGGAGAAAAATGGAGATGCCGGTGGAGAAAGTGATTTCTGCTGTGAACGCTCTTGACTTGAAGGTACTTTCGCTGGAAAACGTGGAGTTGCTGCAACGTATGGTGCCTACGGATCAAGAAGTACGGTTGACAATAATTTATTACGAGTGGACACTTGCTGGCGGTgataaagcagaaatattttACGACTTTGCAGATAAAAGCATATAGGGAGTATATAATAGAGAAGAAGAACGTTAATCTTCTAACGGAGGAggataaatttttaatgcaacTCGGCAAGGTGGAAAGGATATCGACGAAGTTATCGATCATGAATTACATCGGCAACTTCTTCGACAACTTGCATCTGATTACTCCGCAAATTCATGCCGTGATATCCGCGTCGAGCACGGTCAAGAGCTCGAAAAAGCTGAGGGCAGTGCTGGAAATCATTCTGGCCTTCGGGAATTATTTGAACAGTAGCAAGCGGGGCCCGGCGTATGGATTCAAATTGCAGAGCTTGGACACATTACTCGATACTAAATCGACGGACAAGAGAATGTGCCTTTTACATTACATTGTAGCGACGATACGCGTCAAATTCCCGGAACTTATCAATTTCGAGTCGGAACTTATGTATATCGATAAAGCTGCGACAGGTACGTGCGTCACTACTTCCTTAATTATCTTTATTTTTCCTGAGGTTTTAAAGTTCGTCGTGATATGGCCCACCGCTTTGTATTTATTTGTagctatttttgtatttatgtcGTTAAGTATGTTTACATAACactagcttcactactcggcttcgctcgaaatttagattctgattttataaaagacaaaattcttttttagttttttttttggtgaaagtagtcacatttatctcaattagccaggcataatgagccgaggtacattttgtgatccaagagtttaccgttcgaaagtttttaggcgacagacacacaaacatacgaaacactttctgctttgtaGTATAAGATTATAAATGGTGTTTGTGGTGTGTGTGATATGTTAGTTTTGTCACTTTTGATAATTGGACATTaggaattatttataatttaacgAATTATACACAATTATCGCTTCATGTGAAAAAATTGAGTTACTATTTGAATggagattgcgccttgttgagccgaaaaataggtaattcgttgtgaattttttgtataaaaaccgTTCGACAAATTATTTTGAGGTTTGGCAtcctgttttattgtatcttgaactattgttgtgaatttttgtgtggcagtaaaagaaaaaacatggcagatacagggtGCTGACTGagggcgttgaaaaataatcgggtgatcctggcgttgacgaaaagtactgtaaggattatccgaaacacaaaaaggaaaagagattcttaatctatatgaatgtggttatcggtggtagtagatttattgccgtatctgttaccgttccttttttatttaaaggagttttcccgattttgaggcaaaacctttcttagactcaaatcagggcgcttcatcttcttcaaaaggctgccattttaacatttttctatttttcttaatgcatctactacccacagatagccacactcatatagatgaagaatctcttttccttttcgtgtttcagataacccttacagtacttttcgtcaacgcctagggtcacccgattatttttcaacgctatctctgtatctgccatgtgtTTTTTTCACCGCCACACAAAAATtgagaacaatagttcaagatgcaataaaacagcctgccaaacctcaaattaatttctcgaaccgtttttgcacaaaaaaatcataaagaattacctatgtttcggcccaacaaggcacAATCTCCCCTTAATGGTCATATgcaaaaatttcaatgaaattgcacgattaaaaaaagaaatggcgTTTCACGTGCACCAACCTTTATGTGTCCTTCATGTTTCAAAATCTAAAATTCCTGTTATTCGTCAATTTCAGTTTCGCTGGAAAATATAACGACCGACGTTCACGAATTAGAGAAGGGTATGGACCTAGTAAGGAAGGAGTTCGAGCTTCGTGGTAAAGAGAAGCACAACACGGTACTGCGGGATTTCTTGAACAACTCCGAAGAGAAGTTGCGCCGCCTAAAATCGGACGCTCGGGCTGCTGGCGAAGCGTTCCGGGAATGCGTGGAATTTTTCGGGGAAAGCCCGAGACAGGTCGATGCTAAtacattcttctcccttctcgtTAGATTCGCGAGGGCATTTAAGGTAAATTGCTTTCGTATGAACcttaaactgtaaactgtacgATCCTTAACAGCTTAAGACCGAGTAACGGGGCGAGACTTTCTATCGCCCGTCAACATAGAAATCAAGAGCAAAGCTGTTCACGCGATACAGTTATTAACGACACGTTACCAATGAAGGAGCAAGGTATTGCAAAGTTAAAGTATTTTTGCAGGCTGCGGATCAAGAAAACGAGCAACGTCGAAGGTTAGAAGCCGCTGCTGCGGAAGCTTTGAACACGTCGGAGGAAGTGATTAAACGAAATAAATTAAATCAGAAAAAGCAGCAGGTATGTTCTTCTCCACATgtactatttattatttattcagaaaggaaGAACAACCGTAATTGCTTAGCAGTGTTATCACGAGCTCATTTTGCACGTTACGCATCTAACATTTTGTATTTAaacgaaattttatttctatattaacaAACACTCTGCTGATATACAGAAATATTTATGACTGCACCTCGAATATGtatgatttatttctttgtcgagCTTGTTAATTCTTTGCCTCTCTGAATGTGTTTAATCATATAACATATAATTACAGTCGTACGCATTATATTTTAAGCGAAAAATTACCGTTTTTATTATTTAGGATGACGTTATTAGTAGTTGGGTTGAATGCGCTAATATTATTTCGTACTTTGTGTGGTAGTATATACACGTATAACTCTACGCACTAAAAACTACGCTATTGCTTCAAATCAGATTCTCCACTTGTTCCTGTACACTTGCATTCAGAAGCTCGAtaagtttatatttttattttaagcgTTTCTAGAATAGTTTCAAAAATTTCACACTTCTCTAATAAATTCTAATATATTCTACTAACTATCCACTAACAATTTTAAACAAACAAGACCACACATTTTCTTCTCTCTCCCCCAACCCCTGCTCTCTTTCAACATCAATGTTatacaaatttcatttattctttttataataCCACAATTAACTGATCTCTGAAAGTTTGAACTTCAGTTTGTTATGAATGTGAACACAAATGCTCAATTTTAACGACGTGGTAATAATTCAAGTGTTAGTAATTCAAAGGAGTGTTGATTAAATTAATTGTCGAATACGATGGGATATAGCAAATTAGATGGTATCAGACAAATGTTCATGTTTAATTGATTATGAAAACTAGCGAAAATTGCAATTTCATCGATAAAgcttgctctttgatttacagTTTGAAGTTTCTACTTACATGTATTATGTAAAACTATCACGATGCAATCTTAAACGTATTTGTGCTTTCCAAACacgtttgtatattttttttttttataacaacgcATGATTTATGCTTTTGTGAAAGAGGCTTGCATATCTTGACATTTATAACATCTTCTAAGTGTTTATACAATGTACTTCGTGGAGGAATCATCTATCATCGTCGAATAACACGTCTTATCTTAATCTGACGCGTTTTGATCGATCGACTTGCTAAATTGATCGTCGCAGCGTCATATGTACTCCTTAGAAAGAAAAAAACTGCCAATACTAAATGCGGAAAATAAATTCGTCTGGTgatattaaagaagaaacagCTGTGTGAAGCGCCCCATTGAAAAAGGCAGCGACAACTGTTGAGAATAATTTTTGCTAATTACAATGCTCGCGCAGAAATTGATCTATAAAAGGCAATTCCTTTTCGCTGCATGTTGTGAGATAGCATGATATTTTACAGGGATTATTCACTTAACTATAATTGTGATTGCATAGAGAGTGCTCTTTTAGCATTCTCTTCCGTGTCTCGTGCAGACAAACTGTCTATTAAGGTATCTCACGAAAGtctatttttcttatttgttACATATTTATTTGGATTTAAAGTCACCGAAATTTTGCTGTAACACGAACAAGAGTCTGTTACACCGGCATCTTAATGAACTGGAGCTCAGAACGTAACAATATAGAAACAATTCACAACATGTAAGTCTCTACTCACTCACTTCCTCCTAATAACATATTTTTAATGACTGCACTAGCGCATACATAACACTGCACTTAGACAACACACGTATAGGTTCGGCTTTTATTATCGACGCGCATTTTTGTATGTCGTACGCCACGTACTCCGAAAACAGTTCTACCATtggatttaatttaatttcacgcgCGGAtagcatatatgtatatacagggtgagtgaCGAGAATTAGGATACTCGAGTATCTCCTTTGGATTTGAAAATACAGAAGAAATATAAAGCACGGTTTAGATAGTTTCAAAAGGCAACTATGATGAACGTGATTTTCTTTAGCCatatttcaaaattatcaaGGAGTGTGTCAATCGTTTTGTTTTCAGAGATCTGTAGTACTTTTAATCCTTGCATAGTGTAGTCGATGCAGATATCAGTTTAATcagtaaaaaatttagaatcagCTGTAGTTCATCCCTCGCATGTCCTAGCACTTATTAAATCAGTTCCTGAATTGTTGGATTGATCCTAATAAACAGGGCAACCCGTCTAGAAAACATATGAGAACAATTAGCCAGTCTTTGTGCAGTAACTTCtctggaaataataaaaaagccactaaggtgaatgtcccaa is drawn from Andrena cerasifolii isolate SP2316 chromosome 8, iyAndCera1_principal, whole genome shotgun sequence and contains these coding sequences:
- the Frl gene encoding formin-like protein isoform X2, producing the protein MGIVQSRAGESDGGVREVFIGGVKGGAAHQSCHPSLGMGSLGGPHARSGSVRGAPRQPMPDAVELERRFTKVLASMDLPPDKAKLLKQYDNEKKWDIICDQERVQAKDPPSHYLAKLRTYLDPKASRSHRKRKMVGESTSTQVLRDLEISLRTNHIEWVREFLDEENQGLDALIDYLSFRLLMMRHEQRLLESHASSEEKLQTAVSGDMSPLNNGCLRPPLHKLKDSPGVKRRSRHVARLNMGEAKDDIHVCILCMRAIMNNKYGFNMVIQHREAINCIALSLIHKSLRTKALVLELLAAICLVKGGHEIILSAFDNFKEVCSERRRFTTLMAYFTQYDSFHIEFMVACMQFVNIVVHSVEDMNFRVHLQYEFTKLGLDEYLEKLRHTESEDLQVQISAYLDNVFDVAALMEDSETKTAALEKVAELEDELGHAHDRMAELERESLAKLAELETELGALKVEYSDAVEARRLAEEELTALKRQKQDSARRQSVLENKIIELETLTGTLTKGSSAANHRNGPATSPLHNSDNVTSSTCSSPPSPTLEQAPPSAPAPPPPPPPPCPPPPPMASLSPGDQKLPPPVPIPPPPAGMMQAPDGAMTIKRKVQTKYKLPTLNWIALKPNQVRGTIFNELDDDRLHNYIDFSDFEERFKIGMGGHVANGNNEIDGLHSFPSKRFKKPENVSLLEHTRLRNIAISRRKMEMPVEKVISAVNALDLKVLSLENVELLQRMVPTDQEIKAYREYIIEKKNVNLLTEEDKFLMQLGKVERISTKLSIMNYIGNFFDNLHLITPQIHAVISASSTVKSSKKLRAVLEIILAFGNYLNSSKRGPAYGFKLQSLDTLLDTKSTDKRMCLLHYIVATIRVKFPELINFESELMYIDKAATVSLENITTDVHELEKGMDLVRKEFELRGKEKHNTVLRDFLNNSEEKLRRLKSDARAAGEAFRECVEFFGESPRQVDANTFFSLLVRFARAFKAADQENEQRRRLEAAAAEALNTSEEVIKRNKLNQKKQQDAVINELKNKTRLVQEKKLLQQDEVYNGALEDILLGLRSEPYRRADAVRRSQRRRIDNHRLSRTAEELEL
- the Frl gene encoding formin-like protein isoform X1, coding for MGIVQSRAGESDGGVREVFIGGVKGGAAHQSCHPSLGMGSLGGPHARSGSVRGAPRQPMPDAVELERRFTKVLASMDLPPDKAKLLKQYDNEKKWDIICDQERVQAKDPPSHYLAKLRTYLDPKASRSHRTYRFLTFFQKRKMVGESTSTQVLRDLEISLRTNHIEWVREFLDEENQGLDALIDYLSFRLLMMRHEQRLLESHASSEEKLQTAVSGDMSPLNNGCLRPPLHKLKDSPGVKRRSRHVARLNMGEAKDDIHVCILCMRAIMNNKYGFNMVIQHREAINCIALSLIHKSLRTKALVLELLAAICLVKGGHEIILSAFDNFKEVCSERRRFTTLMAYFTQYDSFHIEFMVACMQFVNIVVHSVEDMNFRVHLQYEFTKLGLDEYLEKLRHTESEDLQVQISAYLDNVFDVAALMEDSETKTAALEKVAELEDELGHAHDRMAELERESLAKLAELETELGALKVEYSDAVEARRLAEEELTALKRQKQDSARRQSVLENKIIELETLTGTLTKGSSAANHRNGPATSPLHNSDNVTSSTCSSPPSPTLEQAPPSAPAPPPPPPPPCPPPPPMASLSPGDQKLPPPVPIPPPPAGMMQAPDGAMTIKRKVQTKYKLPTLNWIALKPNQVRGTIFNELDDDRLHNYIDFSDFEERFKIGMGGHVANGNNEIDGLHSFPSKRFKKPENVSLLEHTRLRNIAISRRKMEMPVEKVISAVNALDLKVLSLENVELLQRMVPTDQEIKAYREYIIEKKNVNLLTEEDKFLMQLGKVERISTKLSIMNYIGNFFDNLHLITPQIHAVISASSTVKSSKKLRAVLEIILAFGNYLNSSKRGPAYGFKLQSLDTLLDTKSTDKRMCLLHYIVATIRVKFPELINFESELMYIDKAATVSLENITTDVHELEKGMDLVRKEFELRGKEKHNTVLRDFLNNSEEKLRRLKSDARAAGEAFRECVEFFGESPRQVDANTFFSLLVRFARAFKAADQENEQRRRLEAAAAEALNTSEEVIKRNKLNQKKQQDAVINELKNKTRLVQEKKLLQQDEVYNGALEDILLGLRSEPYRRADAVRRSQRRRIDNHRLSRTAEELEL